ATACCGTGCAAACATTTCTCGCACCGTTCTGCTATTCGTATCAACCCATCTATCAATTCCCGTTTCTGCATCGCGGAATTTTACCAAACCGATTTTCGGAATGTCTTGTTCTTTCGGGTCAGAAAGTTGTAATGCAATCACGTCGTGTTTTTTACTTGCAAGTTGTATTGCTTTCTCAAATCCATCATCAAAAAAATCGGAAATAACAAACGCAATGCAACGACGTTTAATTGTGTGCGTTAAATTTTCCAGAGAAATTGAAATATTTGTCCCGAAATTTTTCGGTTGAAACGCAAGCAACTCACGTATCAATCGAAGCGCATGGGGTTTTCCTTTTTTCGGCGGAATAAATTTTTCAATAATATCAGTGAACAAAATCATTCCGACTTTATCGTTATTCTTCAATGCAGAAAACGCAAGTACAGCGCAAAGTTCCGCTGCTATTTCATTCTTGAATTTTTCTACCGTTCCAAAATTTCCCGAACGAGAAAAATCTACAATCAACATTACGGTAAGTTCGCGTTCTTCTTCGTACACTTTTATGTACGGATGATTGTACCGAGCAGAAACATTCCAATCAATTGAACGAATATCGTCACCGTACTGATATTCTCGCACTTCAGAAAAATTCATTCCTCGTCCTTTAAAAACGGAATGATACTCGCCGGAAAAAATTTGATTCACCATTCCGCGGGTTTTGATTTCAATCTTGCGAACGTTTTTGAGAATTTCTGTTGTGGTCATAACTTATTTCATAGCATTACTTAGTGAAATTTAGTGTTCTCAGTGTCTAAGTGGTTTTATTATTTACCACGAAGAC
The sequence above is a segment of the Ignavibacteria bacterium genome. Coding sequences within it:
- a CDS encoding DUF58 domain-containing protein, which gives rise to MTTTEILKNVRKIEIKTRGMVNQIFSGEYHSVFKGRGMNFSEVREYQYGDDIRSIDWNVSARYNHPYIKVYEEERELTVMLIVDFSRSGNFGTVEKFKNEIAAELCAVLAFSALKNNDKVGMILFTDIIEKFIPPKKGKPHALRLIRELLAFQPKNFGTNISISLENLTHTIKRRCIAFVISDFFDDGFEKAIQLASKKHDVIALQLSDPKEQDIPKIGLVKFRDAETGIDRWVDTNSRTVREMFARY